The DNA window ACAAAACCTGCTTCAGGAAGATTGACATCAGGTTACGGATATAGAGTGCATCCTATTTATGGTACTGGGAAAATGCACTACGGAGTAGACTTTGCGAACAGTACTGGAACTCCTGTTGTATCAGCAGCAGATGGGGTCGTATCCTATGCATCTCCACTGAGCACATATGGAAATGTTATTATGGTAACACATTCGATTGATGGTCAAACCTTTACTTCCTTATATGCGCATTTAAGTAGTATCAAAGTAAGTGTTGGACAAGTTGTTTCAAAAGGACAACTAATAGGAGCAATCGGAACCACTGGGAACTCTACTGGCCCGCATCTCCATTTTGAAATTCACGTTGGAAACTGGGAAGGCATGGCGAAAAACTCAGTAAATCCATTAAGATATATTTCTATTTAAAAAAAGATGCTCAATTACTCACCTTAGTAAGTGATTGAGCATCTTTTTATTTTGGACATATTTACAAACTTGCCAATAGATTAAATTGGTATTCTCCATCCAATTATGCTTATAATAATAGCGATGGGAATAAACAATGATGTGTTAATTGGAGGTAGACTGTGAAGAAAAAGATAGTCGGTTTATTAATCGTTGGTTGTTTAGTGGCAATCGCAACCATTTCATTTGTAAAAAATAATATTGATGAAAAAGATGCGTTTGCTGGGGAACAAATGGGAACAGATTTAGCAATGAATCCTGCTAATGAAGGTATTGGTAAAGGGGATACTGCACCTAATTTCACGCTGACAACGCTAGATGGGGAAGAAGTGACCCTTGCAGATTATCGGGGGAAAAAGGTTGTTTTAAACTTTTGGGCAACTTGGTGTCCACCTTGTAAAGCAGAGATGCCTCATATGCAAAACTACTACGAAGATATGGCAGAAAAGGAAAACGTGGAAATTTTAGCGGTTAATTTGACAAGCTCCGATGTTGGTCTAGATAAAGTAAAAGCATTTCAAGAAGATTACGCGTTAAGCTTTCCAATTCCTTTAGATGAGGAAGGTATACTTGGAGAGACATATCAAGCAATCACAATACCAACTACATATATGATTGATACAACTGGTAAGATTCAAAATAAAATAGTTGGTCCGATGGATGAACAAATGCTTAATGAGTATGTTAGTAATTTAAAATAAAACCCGATTTTTGGGCAAGTATTAAACTTCATTTTCCTCACATATATTAGTGGAAAAGTAGGAGGTTGAACTTGCGCAAAAGTCGGATTTTTTTATATGGTTTTCTAGGTGTAATAATTCTTGGGTTTGGGTACATTTGGTTTGGGACAACATCGAGTACAGGGCAAACAAACGTTAGTAATAGTCAAGTAATCGATGAAGCGTTTAAATTAATTAAAAAAGAAGCTGTGTTTTCGAAAAACGAAAAACTGTTGGTTGAAGGGGCCATTCGCGGAATGGCAGATGCGTTAGAAGATCCGCATAGTACTTATTTGACAAAAGAAGAAGCGTTAGCTCAAGAAGCATCACTAGCAGAAGAACGTGTTGGAATTGGAGTAGAAATTATGCTCTCCGCTGGGAAATTTATAGTTGTTGCACCGATAAAGGATTCTCCTGCATTTAAAGCAGGAGTGAAACCGCAGGATGAGATTGTCCGTGTTAATGGAGAACGACTAGAAGGTAAAAAGATGACGGAACTTGTTCGGTTATTAAGTGGTGATAAAGGAACTAGTGTAAAACTGACGGTATATCGTGCAAGCGAAGATCGACACGTGGAGTTACATATGAAACGAGATACGATTGCGATGCATACTGTTTCTAGTGAAGTATACGAAGTGGATAATTACTCAATCGGACTTGTAACGATTTCTATATTTGGGGAAAAGACAGGAGAAGAGTGGGAGAAACAAACGAAAGCTTTAGTTGAACGTGGTATTGATGGTCTCCTGGTTGATGTCAGAGGAAATCCTGGCGGATACTTATTTAGCGTATCTTCTATTATCGGAACTTTGTTGCAAAATGGCAGTACTTTCGCGTACATGCAAGATTCGAAAGGTGTTTTGGAAATACTGAAAACGGAAAATAAAGATAAGACTTATTTAAATAAAATACCTGTTGTTTTATTACAAAATGGGGGAAGTGCTTCAGCAAGTGAAGTGTTAGCGGGAGCATTAAAGGATAATAATCGTGCCATGATCATAGGAGAAACAAGCTTCGGGAAAGGAACTGTGCAGGAAACAAAAGACCTTTCCAATGGAGGTAAATTAAAAATTTCAACCCATAAATGGCTTACTCCAAAACAAGAGTGGATTCATCATAAAGGTATTGAGGCAGATTTAAAAGTCGAGCAAGATGAGCTCTATATGATGGATCTAAAATCTTATCGTGGAGAATTTAAAGTTGGAGATTTCGGAGAAGAAATTAAATATGTTCAACAAGTATTAGGAGCTTTAGGTTATAGTATTTCACGAAAAGATGGTTATTTTGATGAAGATACAAGAGATGCATTAGAAATGTACCGAGAGAAAAATAAACTAACGGCTAAAGAGGGACTAGACGATACATTATTTCAATCCTTAACGAAAACAATATCGGACTATAAAGTGAGAAAAGAAAATGATAAGCAGCTTCAAATGGGTATTAGTTATTTAATTCACGCTATTAAAAAGTAAGATTATATGAAAATCCTATACGCAAAGGACTCCACGTTTGTTACAATGATAGGAAAGATAGTTGCGAGCGAGGAGGATGCGTATGGTGCAAGAATTATTAATCGAGTTGGCTAAAGGAATTGGACGGTTTTTCCTTCATCCAGCAGTATATATTTCGCTACTTTTCTCTGTATTAATTGGCTATGTTCGTGTGAAAAGAGAAAGAAAGCAATTTCGCGCAAGAATCTTATGGGGTTGGACAGAAACAAAGCATGTTTTGTTAGATGGTTACGTTTGGTCCATTATCTTATCGGTTATTAGTGTTGGAATTGGCTTTGTTGTACCAACTACGTGGTTATTTATCTATAGTGCTTGGATGATATTATTTGTTTTATTGTTCATGTATCAGCTAGGTTCAGCAATTTACGCCATTGCTCTAGGCGCCACTACTTTGTACGTGATGTATGCGTATAACTGGTCTTTTCAAGTATTTTCGTGGGAAGAATTCACTGGTCTAAATGTATTAAATGAAGCTATTGTTCCAATTGCCATTTTAGCAGGATTGTTATTGATTGTAGAAGGGGCCCTTATTCAAAAACACGGAGCTACTTATGCTTCACCTAAATTAGTGAAAACATCAAGAGGCATCCAAGCGATGGAATATGTAACGAAGCGACTGTGGCTATTACCCGTCTTGTTAGTCATTCCTGGTGATGTTATTAGTGCCTATATTCCATTTTGGCCACAATTTCCAATAGGAGAGTCTACGTTTTCCTTGATATTATTTCCATTTGTTATTGGGTTTCAACAAAAAAGTAGACGAACACTGGCAGTTCAGTTTTATAAACGTTACGGAAAAATGGTCTGGCAGTTGGGCATTATCGTAACTGTTGCAGCTGCAATTGGTTATGTAATGCCAATTATTAGTGCAGTTGTTATTCTACTAGCTGTACTCGCGAGATTAGTAATTTCCTATATGGAATACAAAAAGGAAACGAGTGGCACATTTGCAGTGTCTCCTCAGCCGAATGGTGTTATGATAGCAGGAGTTCTTATCGATTCGCCCGCTGAAAAGATGGGTTTACAAATCGGAGAGCGTATTGTAAAAGTGAATGGACAAAAGGTGACGGACGAGCAAGAGCTTTACGAAGCGGTACAAATAAATGCAGCACATTGCAAATTGGAAGTACTGGATTCCAACGGAGAGCTTCGTTTACGTCAGCATATTTTGTTTAGACATGATCATTACCGATTAGGCTTGATCTTAATAAGATAGGAGAACATATGGAAACGATATCTTTATCAACACAAATACTAATGGCCATCTTTGCTCCTGCACTACTAGTCGTGTTATTTACACGTATTACGTTCAATCATTATGTTGCGTTAATATTGACGGTCGCATTGTTCGCAGCTTCGGTTTACGCGGGTTACACGCATCGATGGTGGATATATATTCTAGATGCGGCGTCCTTAACAGCAGGATTTTGGTACGCAACCAATATGAAAACTAATGATAAGAAGAAAAAATCCGCCTCTTAAAGAGAGCGGATTTTTCTTTGGAATGAAAGATGATCAAGGGAATAGCAAATGGTGTGATCCTAATTGCAAGATAACCGTTACTTCGCAAGATAGAATTGCTTACTCGCAACATTACGATGTGTACTCGCAAGATAGAATTGCTTACTCGCAAGATTACTATGCTTACTCGCAAGATAGAATTGCTTACACGCAACATTCAAGTGCTTACTCGCAATATTACTATGCGTACTCGCAACATTCAAGTGATTCCGGGCAACATTACTATGTGTAATCATAAGTTCCATCCCCAGACTCACGAATTCATCCTCTAATTACTCACTCCACTTGTTTTCTTGCAAGTGAAGCATCATACTCTTTTCGTATACTGTGAAGAAGCTGAGCGTCCGTCAAGATTCGATAACCTGTTGAAGCTAAAGCTTTAGCTCCTTTAATCAGAGCTTCGTTTCCAACCTCTGATTTTGCTGCTTCACGGAATTCAATTGTATGCCCAATTAAATCGTCTGGTCCAATTTTAATGTGAGGATGCGCAGTTGGCACAGCATAGCTTATGTTACCGGCATCGGTTGAACCTTTACCTTTTCGTTTTTCGGTATGCACAACTTCTCCGACAGCTTCTAATTCGCAATGGAGTACTTCATCCAATACCGAATTTAACACAAAGTCTTGCACCTCGTTTTGGAAACGTTCGATTTTCACCGCTGCGCCTGTTGCTAAAGCAGCTCCGTTTGCAATAGCTCGCACTTTTTCTGCAACTTCTTCTGTTTTCTTCCATGTCTCTGCGCGAATATAAAAACGTGCAGACGCAAAGTCAGGAATTATATTCGGTGCATCTCCACCATGTGTAATAATGCCGTGAATACGGACATCAGAAGGGAGTTGCTGACGAAGTGCATTGATTCCATTGAACAGTTGAATTACTGCATCTAATGCGTTAATCCCTTGTTCAGGCGAGCCTGATGCATGAGCAGCTTTTCCATAGAAATGAAAATCTAAAGGATCGACAGCAAGCGTTTCACTGGTCAATGAAGTTTTACCAGCTGGATGAATCATTAAGGCAACATCCACATCCTTTAAATAGCCATGTCTGACAAAACTACCTTTTGCACTTCCATTAGGTCCACCTTCCTCGGCAGGGGTACCAAGCACAACGACGCGTCCGCCTGTTTCAGAAATAGCTTCCGCTAATGCAATGCCCGCTGCAACACTTGTAGTCCCAATAATATTATGGCCGCAGGCATGGCCGATACCAGGTAGTGCGTCGTATTCAGCTAGATATGCAATGGTAGCTCCTTCTTTACCACTATCTTTTACTGCATAAAAAGCAGTCTCGTGACCTGCAACTGCAGTTGTTACATCAAACCCTGCAATCTTTAGTAATTCTACATGTTTCGCACTTGCATAGAATTCTTGATTTCCGATCTCTGGATTTGCATGAATATCTTGACTCGTTTGAATGTATAACTCTCTCTTATCATCGATAGATTTTGATAGTAGTTCTCTGCGTTCTTTTACAATACTCATGTTTGTTTTCCTCCCTTACTTTAATAGGTTTGAAAATGTTTCATCCAATTGTTCTTGCGTTAAAATGACTAAAGAAGAACCACCTTTTGTATCTTCTGCTACAGCTTGTTTAATATCATCTTCTTGGTAAAGTTCAACAATGCGTTTAAATGTCTCATTGTCTTTATCTTCCGCCCGAGCTGCAATTAAGTTTACATAAGGGTAGATAGATTCGTTATCTCCAGCTTCTTTGAAAATAGGATCTTCACCAGGAGAGAAGCCTGCTTGACCAGCAACACCATTGTTAATGATAGCTGCAGTTACATCTGGTAATACACGAGGTGTTTGCTGAGCAACCATCGGAATAATTTCAAGGTTCAACGGATTTTCTGTAATTTGAGAAGGATCACCAGCTAGTCCGAAGTCATCTGCTAGTGTAATTAATTTTCCAGCTTCTAATAAACGAAGTGCACGTGCTTGGTTAGTTGGATCATCAGGAATAGCGATTTTATCGCCTTCTTTAATTTCTGAAATGTCTTTAATTTTTTCAGAATAAACACCTAATGGTGCGAACATTGTAGAACCAATTGGAATAAGATCGTTACCACTTTCTTTTACATATTGCGATAAGAACGAAAGATGTTGGAATGCATTTAAATCAATGTCCCCTTGTGCAAGTGCATTGTTCGGTAATGTGTAATCAGCAAACTCTACTAATTCAATTTCAATACCTTCTTTTGCAGCTTTTTCTTGAAGAATAGGCCATTGAATACCATCAGAACCATTCACACCAATTTTTACTTTTACTGTTTCTTTACCTTCTGTAGTAGATGCCGAAGAACTCCCACACGCGGATAATACCAAAGCAGTAATAATTGCTAGTACGAATAAACTTAACTTTTTCATCAATAAATCTCTCCTTTAAATTAAATTAACGCCTCATAAATTTTTTAGATAAAGTATTTCCTAACCATTGTGCGAGCTGCACAAGAACGATTAAAATAATGACTGTAACGAGCATGACACTACCGTCAAATCGTTGATATCCGTAAGTCATCGCGACATGACCTAAGCCGCCACCACCGACCGTACCGGCAACCGCTGAGAAATCGATTAAACTAACTGTGATAAACGTTAGCCCTAAAATTAGGGGCCCAAGCGCTTCCGGAATTAATACAGTAAAAATGATGCGAAGGGGGCTAGCGCCCATTGCTTGCGCAGCTTCGATTACTCCTGGATCAATACTTACTAAGTTGTTTTCCACTACTCGGGCGATTGAAAAACTTGCAACTACCGTCATTGGGAAGATAGCAGCTGCAGTACCGATTGTTGTACCAACAACTAATCTAGTTAACTGTGAAATAGCTACTAGGAAAATAATGAATGGAATAGGTCGAATAATATTAATTAAAATATTTAGCACTTGAAAAACAACTTTGTTTTCTAAAATATTTTTTTCTCTTGTGACAAATAGTAATAGACCAATAGTAACTCCAAGAATGGAACCGAATATGAGTGTAGCAATCACCATAATAATTGTTTCGCCAGTCGATTCTAAAATTCGTGGCCAAAATGTACTCCAATCAACTTTCATGGTGTGCCACCTCCTCCAAATTGACAATTGTCTTTAATTCTTCTAATGCATTTTGTATAGCTTCTGTTTTACCCTCGAATGAGATAAGTAAATTTCCGAAGAGTTTTTCTTGTAGCTCTCGAATGGAACCATACACAATGTTGAAATGAACCTGATGCTTTTGAGTGACTTGGGAGAGTACGGCATTATTCGTAATCTCCCCTTTGAAAATAACACGGTATAATTTTTTGCCGCCTTTTGTGCGCCAATCTTCTAAAATATTTTCAGAAGGTAAGTCTTGTTGCACGGATTGGATAAAACGTTGCGAAGTCAAATGCTGTGGATCTGTGAATACATCGAACACATCACCAGATTCGATAACTTCTCCATTCTCCATTACAGCAACTTTGTGACAAATCGATTGGATAACATGCATTTCGTGCGTGATGAGCAAGATTGTTATGCCAAACTCTTTGTTTACTTTTTTTAGTAAGCGTAAAATGTCTGCTGTTGTTTCAGGATCGAGTGCAGATGTCGCTTCATCACAAATAAGTATGTCTGGTGAAGTAGCTAATGCTCTTGCAATGCCGACGCGTTGTTTTTGACCTCCAGATAATTGATCCGGATAATCTTTTGCTTTATCTGCTAAACCAACAAATTGTAATAGCTCTTCTACTCGCGTATTAATCTCTTTTTTGGATAAACCAGCAAGCTTGAGTGGATACGCAATATTTCCTGCTACTGTACGAGAGTTAAACAAGTTAAAGTTCTGAAAGATCATTCCAATGTTGCGGCGTCTCGTTCGTAAGTCTTTGGAAGATAGTGAGTTAACGTCAATGTCTTGGATTAATACGGACCCAGATGAGGGACGCTCGAGCATATTGACAAGTCGTAACAGTGTACTTTTTCCAGCTCCACTAAATCCGATAATGCCGAATATTTCTCCTTTGCTTACTTTTAGAGAAACATTCTTGACTGCATGCACCTCCCGTTTGCCAAGACGAAATGTCTTGGAAACATTTTTAAATTCAATCATGTGAAAACCTCCTGATGTTCATTCATTCTTAACAGACAAAGATTTGCAATCATCTAACTTTCTATCAAGAGAACAAAAAAAGCTTTCTTGATCTTATCTAAAGTTAGATAAGAAAAAGAAAGCTCTTCGAATATACGAAAAACCATCTCTTCTCATCTTTCAAGCGAAATTCGCTTGCAGGAATTGGCACAGTGTTCAAATTGAACCTGCTGCCGAAACGTCATAGGGCCTGCCCCTCGGTTTCTCTGGATAAGAAAGTGATGTGCTATTTAATTGTTGTAAGAATTGTTTTAAACTTTAAACATTAAGAACTTAGACGTCAAGTGTATTATTAAAATAAAATAATTCTGAATAATTAAAATATAAAACTGTATAGAGCTAAAACTCCGATAGTACCTAGCACTACAACCATTACATTCTCGAAAATAAAAGCTAAAGAAAATGCAACAACTGTACCTATTATGCCAAATAGTAAATGACCTTCTTGCACGTATAAAATAGCAGGAAATATTAATGCACCTAAAACAGCATAGGGAATATTTCGTAATACACCAGAAACGACTGGTGGTAATTCTTTACCCTCTAAGAAGGTGAGTGGAAAAGCTCGAGGGATATATGTAACAAGCGTCATTCCAAGTAGTGTCCACCAATACCATGCACCCATTTACTTAAACTCCTTTCGGCAAACCACGACCACGCCGTGCATAAATTATTTCGACAAAAATAGAAGATGCCAGTGTA is part of the Psychrobacillus sp. FSL H8-0483 genome and encodes:
- a CDS encoding M20 family metallopeptidase, with translation MSIVKERRELLSKSIDDKRELYIQTSQDIHANPEIGNQEFYASAKHVELLKIAGFDVTTAVAGHETAFYAVKDSGKEGATIAYLAEYDALPGIGHACGHNIIGTTSVAAGIALAEAISETGGRVVVLGTPAEEGGPNGSAKGSFVRHGYLKDVDVALMIHPAGKTSLTSETLAVDPLDFHFYGKAAHASGSPEQGINALDAVIQLFNGINALRQQLPSDVRIHGIITHGGDAPNIIPDFASARFYIRAETWKKTEEVAEKVRAIANGAALATGAAVKIERFQNEVQDFVLNSVLDEVLHCELEAVGEVVHTEKRKGKGSTDAGNISYAVPTAHPHIKIGPDDLIGHTIEFREAAKSEVGNEALIKGAKALASTGYRILTDAQLLHSIRKEYDASLARKQVE
- a CDS encoding S41 family peptidase; this translates as MRKSRIFLYGFLGVIILGFGYIWFGTTSSTGQTNVSNSQVIDEAFKLIKKEAVFSKNEKLLVEGAIRGMADALEDPHSTYLTKEEALAQEASLAEERVGIGVEIMLSAGKFIVVAPIKDSPAFKAGVKPQDEIVRVNGERLEGKKMTELVRLLSGDKGTSVKLTVYRASEDRHVELHMKRDTIAMHTVSSEVYEVDNYSIGLVTISIFGEKTGEEWEKQTKALVERGIDGLLVDVRGNPGGYLFSVSSIIGTLLQNGSTFAYMQDSKGVLEILKTENKDKTYLNKIPVVLLQNGGSASASEVLAGALKDNNRAMIIGETSFGKGTVQETKDLSNGGKLKISTHKWLTPKQEWIHHKGIEADLKVEQDELYMMDLKSYRGEFKVGDFGEEIKYVQQVLGALGYSISRKDGYFDEDTRDALEMYREKNKLTAKEGLDDTLFQSLTKTISDYKVRKENDKQLQMGISYLIHAIKK
- a CDS encoding MetQ/NlpA family ABC transporter substrate-binding protein; protein product: MKKLSLFVLAIITALVLSACGSSSASTTEGKETVKVKIGVNGSDGIQWPILQEKAAKEGIEIELVEFADYTLPNNALAQGDIDLNAFQHLSFLSQYVKESGNDLIPIGSTMFAPLGVYSEKIKDISEIKEGDKIAIPDDPTNQARALRLLEAGKLITLADDFGLAGDPSQITENPLNLEIIPMVAQQTPRVLPDVTAAIINNGVAGQAGFSPGEDPIFKEAGDNESIYPYVNLIAARAEDKDNETFKRIVELYQEDDIKQAVAEDTKGGSSLVILTQEQLDETFSNLLK
- a CDS encoding AzlD domain-containing protein produces the protein MGAWYWWTLLGMTLVTYIPRAFPLTFLEGKELPPVVSGVLRNIPYAVLGALIFPAILYVQEGHLLFGIIGTVVAFSLAFIFENVMVVVLGTIGVLALYSFIF
- a CDS encoding redoxin domain-containing protein produces the protein MKKKIVGLLIVGCLVAIATISFVKNNIDEKDAFAGEQMGTDLAMNPANEGIGKGDTAPNFTLTTLDGEEVTLADYRGKKVVLNFWATWCPPCKAEMPHMQNYYEDMAEKENVEILAVNLTSSDVGLDKVKAFQEDYALSFPIPLDEEGILGETYQAITIPTTYMIDTTGKIQNKIVGPMDEQMLNEYVSNLK
- a CDS encoding methionine ABC transporter permease, whose translation is MKVDWSTFWPRILESTGETIIMVIATLIFGSILGVTIGLLLFVTREKNILENKVVFQVLNILINIIRPIPFIIFLVAISQLTRLVVGTTIGTAAAIFPMTVVASFSIARVVENNLVSIDPGVIEAAQAMGASPLRIIFTVLIPEALGPLILGLTFITVSLIDFSAVAGTVGGGGLGHVAMTYGYQRFDGSVMLVTVIILIVLVQLAQWLGNTLSKKFMRR
- a CDS encoding ATP-binding cassette domain-containing protein; the encoded protein is MIEFKNVSKTFRLGKREVHAVKNVSLKVSKGEIFGIIGFSGAGKSTLLRLVNMLERPSSGSVLIQDIDVNSLSSKDLRTRRRNIGMIFQNFNLFNSRTVAGNIAYPLKLAGLSKKEINTRVEELLQFVGLADKAKDYPDQLSGGQKQRVGIARALATSPDILICDEATSALDPETTADILRLLKKVNKEFGITILLITHEMHVIQSICHKVAVMENGEVIESGDVFDVFTDPQHLTSQRFIQSVQQDLPSENILEDWRTKGGKKLYRVIFKGEITNNAVLSQVTQKHQVHFNIVYGSIRELQEKLFGNLLISFEGKTEAIQNALEELKTIVNLEEVAHHES
- a CDS encoding PDZ domain-containing protein; amino-acid sequence: MVQELLIELAKGIGRFFLHPAVYISLLFSVLIGYVRVKRERKQFRARILWGWTETKHVLLDGYVWSIILSVISVGIGFVVPTTWLFIYSAWMILFVLLFMYQLGSAIYAIALGATTLYVMYAYNWSFQVFSWEEFTGLNVLNEAIVPIAILAGLLLIVEGALIQKHGATYASPKLVKTSRGIQAMEYVTKRLWLLPVLLVIPGDVISAYIPFWPQFPIGESTFSLILFPFVIGFQQKSRRTLAVQFYKRYGKMVWQLGIIVTVAAAIGYVMPIISAVVILLAVLARLVISYMEYKKETSGTFAVSPQPNGVMIAGVLIDSPAEKMGLQIGERIVKVNGQKVTDEQELYEAVQINAAHCKLEVLDSNGELRLRQHILFRHDHYRLGLILIR
- a CDS encoding CsbA family protein, giving the protein METISLSTQILMAIFAPALLVVLFTRITFNHYVALILTVALFAASVYAGYTHRWWIYILDAASLTAGFWYATNMKTNDKKKKSAS